Sequence from the Cytophagia bacterium CHB2 genome:
TGACGAGCACCCGCCGCCGGTCGCGTTCGAAGAGCCGCACACCGAGCGCCTCTTCCATCTGCGCGAGCTGCGCGCTCAGAGACGGCTGCGAGACGTGGCAGCTTTCTGCTGCTTTGCGAAAGCTGAGCGAGTCGGCGACAGCAACAGCGTATTGAATCTGCCGCAACGTGAAGGGAAGCGGGCCGAGGCTCATAGTCATAACCTATCACATTTATCCAAATAGTGTCTTGGAAATATCACGCTAGTGTGCGTAACTTAAATTTCTGATTAACGCGAGCAGCCGTCGCGATAAGTAGGTAAATGCTCATCATTCACGCGAGGTAAATCTATGTCAACAGAATCAAAATGCCCCTTCAACCACACGGCCGCGGCCGGCGAAGTCAAGACCATTCGCGAGTGGTGGCCCAACCAACTCAATCTTAAAATCCTGCGCCAGAATTCTTCGCTCTCCGATCCCATGGGCGAGGATTTCGACTACGCGAAGGAGTTCCAGAGCCTCGATTTGGCGGCAGTGAAGAAGGATTTGGCGGCGTTGATGACCGACTCACAGGACTGGTGGCCGGCGGATTTCGGCCATTACGGCGGGCTGTTCATCCGCATGGCCTGGCACAGCGCAGGAACCTATCGCATCGGTGACGGCCGCGGCGGCGCCGGTTCCGGTCAGCAACGCTTCGCGCCGCTCAATAGTTGGCCTGATAATGCCAACCTCGACAAGGCGCGCCGGCTGCTGTGGCCAATCAAGCAAAAATACGGCCGCAAGATTTCTTGGGCTGATCTGATGATCCTCGCCGGCAATGTCGCGCTCGAGTCCATGGGCTTCAAGACCTTCGGCTTTGCCGGCGGCCGGGCAGACGCCTGGGAACCGGATGAATCCGTCTATTGGGGCGCAGAAGGCAAGTGGCTCGAAGACAAACGCTACTCCGGCGACCGCGAGTTGGAGAATCCTCTGGCTGCCGTGCAGATGGGTCTGATCTACGTGAATCCCGAAGGCCCGAATGGCAATCCCGATCCCCTTGCGGCCGCGCGCGATATCCGCGAGACTTTCCGGCGCATGGCAATGAACGATGAAGAGACCGTGGCGCTGATTGCCGGCGGCCATTCCTTCGGCAAAGCGCACGGCGCCGGCCCCGCGAGCCTTGTCGGTCCCGAGCCGGAGGCCGCGCCCATCGAAGCGCAGGGGCTGGGTTGGCTGAGCAGACATGGCACCGGTAAAGGCGCGGACACCATCACCGGCGGGCCGGAAGTCACCTGGACAAAGACGCCGACGAAATGGAGCAACAACTTTTTCGAAAACCTGTTCGCCTACGAGTGGGAACTGACCAAAAGCCCAGCTGGTGCGTGGCAGTGGGTTGCCAAGGGCGCGCCTGCGGTGATTCCTGACGCGTATGATCCGAATAAGAAGCATCCGCCCACTATGCTGACCACCGATCTCTCGCTGCGCTTCGATCCGATCTACGAAAAGATTTCACGGCGCTTTTATGAGCACCCGGATGAGTTCACGGATGCTTTCGCCCGCGCCTGGTTCAAGCTTACCCATCGCGACTTGGGCCCGCGCGCCCGTTATCTTGGCCCCGAGGTGCCTGCGGAAGAACTGATCTGGCAAGACCCGATCCCGGCGGTTGATCACAAGCTCGTCACCGCCAGGGACGTTACGGCGCTCAAGGCCAAAGTGCTGGCCTCCGGCTTGTCGATCGCGGAACTCGCTTACACCGCGTGGTCGTCGGCTTCCACCTTCCGTGGGTCGGACAAGCGAGGCGGCGCTAACGGCGGACGGATTCGCCTAGCACCGCAGAAGGATTGGGAAGTCAATCAGCCCGCGCAGCTTGCGAAAGTGCTGAACACGCTGGCAGGCATCCAGAGCGAGTTCAACCGCGGCCAGAAGTCCGGCAAGAAGATTTCGCTAGCTGATTTAATCGTATTGGCTGGCTGCGCGGCGGTGGAGCAGGCGGCGAAGAATGCGGGCTACCAGGTGACGGTGCCGTTCACGCCGGGCCGGATGGATGCTTCGCAGGAGCAGACTGATATCGAATCCTTCGCTGTGCTCGAACCTTTCGCCGATGGTTTTCGCAACTATCAGAAGGCGAAGTCCAGTGTGCCCGCCGAGGCGCTGTTGATCGACAAA
This genomic interval carries:
- the katG gene encoding catalase/peroxidase HPI, with translation MSTESKCPFNHTAAAGEVKTIREWWPNQLNLKILRQNSSLSDPMGEDFDYAKEFQSLDLAAVKKDLAALMTDSQDWWPADFGHYGGLFIRMAWHSAGTYRIGDGRGGAGSGQQRFAPLNSWPDNANLDKARRLLWPIKQKYGRKISWADLMILAGNVALESMGFKTFGFAGGRADAWEPDESVYWGAEGKWLEDKRYSGDRELENPLAAVQMGLIYVNPEGPNGNPDPLAAARDIRETFRRMAMNDEETVALIAGGHSFGKAHGAGPASLVGPEPEAAPIEAQGLGWLSRHGTGKGADTITGGPEVTWTKTPTKWSNNFFENLFAYEWELTKSPAGAWQWVAKGAPAVIPDAYDPNKKHPPTMLTTDLSLRFDPIYEKISRRFYEHPDEFTDAFARAWFKLTHRDLGPRARYLGPEVPAEELIWQDPIPAVDHKLVTARDVTALKAKVLASGLSIAELAYTAWSSASTFRGSDKRGGANGGRIRLAPQKDWEVNQPAQLAKVLNTLAGIQSEFNRGQKSGKKISLADLIVLAGCAAVEQAAKNAGYQVTVPFTPGRMDASQEQTDIESFAVLEPFADGFRNYQKAKSSVPAEALLIDKAQLLTLTAPEMTVLIGGMRMLDANFGGSRHGVFTQRPGTLTNDFFVNLLDMGTEWRAVGADQEVFEGRDRKTGAPKWTATRVDLVFGSNSELRALAEVYASADAQEKFVHDFVAVWDKVMNLDRFELA